Proteins encoded together in one Stigmatella aurantiaca window:
- a CDS encoding DUF4215 domain-containing protein — protein MSESHCSSRISRLAALSLLLVLAACGSDIVDAKPDGGGGNNPPDASTDGGTDGGPVNPTDCGNGTLQAGEACDDGNVNDGDGCSSVCSIETNENGWICRTPGQPCVRNVCGDGVRGVKEACDDFNARSGDGCSATCAVESGWNCPSTGGNCQAAKCGDNIIAGDEDCEDGNAAANDGCSATCRLEEGFKCPTPGQACARTTCGDKKVEGTEQCDDGNNDMGDGCSPLCKREPVCSNGNCTAICGDNLILPGSAEECDDGNVRDNDGCSSQCKLEAGFQCKQIESEPPSEVKIPVVYRDFIGNDINHPQKHIDFENATGSGELGIVKDTLGANQKPDYAKEGQQSASTHGKALFDQWYTDSARSKTIVETLTLTQEKDGQGRPTGNYVYSNSNFFPLDNKGWVATGEEPKRTGNHNFNFTSENRYWFEYKGTEKLTFTGDDDVWVFVNKKLALDLGGVHSEQSGTVDLTPASAATKYNLRKGGIYEAVVFQAERHTTQSNYKLTLGNFTTKRTECTSSCGDGQVQPPEECDTGTNPGGYGQCAPGCIFGPRCGDGVVQEAFGESCDDGNDDNDDLCSNTCKPRIG, from the coding sequence ATGTCCGAATCACACTGTTCATCCAGAATTTCCAGACTCGCGGCACTTTCCCTTCTCTTGGTCCTCGCGGCCTGTGGCAGCGACATCGTGGATGCCAAGCCCGACGGGGGCGGAGGCAACAACCCGCCGGACGCTTCGACGGATGGCGGCACCGACGGCGGCCCGGTCAACCCAACGGATTGCGGCAACGGCACGCTCCAGGCCGGCGAAGCTTGCGACGATGGCAATGTGAACGACGGGGACGGGTGCTCGTCGGTCTGCAGCATCGAGACGAACGAGAACGGGTGGATCTGCCGGACGCCGGGCCAGCCGTGCGTGCGCAACGTGTGCGGCGACGGCGTGCGCGGGGTGAAGGAGGCGTGCGACGACTTCAACGCCCGGTCCGGAGACGGGTGCAGCGCCACGTGTGCGGTGGAGAGCGGCTGGAACTGCCCGAGCACGGGCGGCAACTGCCAGGCGGCCAAGTGCGGCGACAACATCATCGCCGGTGACGAGGATTGCGAGGACGGCAACGCGGCGGCGAACGATGGGTGCAGCGCGACGTGCCGTCTGGAGGAGGGGTTCAAGTGCCCGACACCGGGCCAGGCGTGCGCGCGCACCACGTGCGGGGACAAGAAGGTGGAGGGCACGGAGCAGTGCGACGATGGCAACAACGACATGGGCGATGGGTGCTCGCCGTTGTGCAAGCGGGAGCCGGTGTGCAGCAACGGCAATTGCACGGCCATCTGCGGCGACAACCTCATCCTGCCGGGCAGCGCGGAGGAGTGCGACGACGGCAACGTGCGAGACAACGACGGGTGCTCGTCGCAGTGCAAGCTGGAGGCGGGCTTCCAGTGCAAGCAGATCGAGAGCGAGCCGCCGTCCGAGGTGAAGATCCCGGTCGTCTACCGCGACTTCATTGGCAACGACATCAACCACCCCCAGAAGCACATCGACTTCGAGAACGCCACGGGCAGCGGTGAGCTGGGGATCGTCAAGGACACGCTGGGCGCCAACCAGAAGCCGGACTACGCGAAGGAGGGCCAGCAGAGCGCCAGCACCCACGGCAAGGCCCTCTTCGACCAGTGGTACACCGACTCGGCCCGGAGCAAGACCATCGTCGAGACGCTGACGCTGACCCAGGAGAAGGACGGCCAGGGCAGGCCGACGGGCAACTACGTGTACTCCAACAGCAACTTCTTCCCGCTGGACAACAAGGGCTGGGTGGCCACGGGCGAAGAGCCCAAGCGCACCGGGAACCACAACTTCAACTTCACCAGCGAGAACCGGTACTGGTTCGAGTACAAGGGCACCGAGAAGCTCACGTTCACCGGCGACGATGACGTGTGGGTCTTCGTCAACAAGAAGCTCGCGTTGGATCTCGGCGGCGTTCACTCCGAGCAGAGCGGCACGGTGGACCTCACCCCGGCCTCGGCCGCCACGAAGTACAACCTGAGGAAGGGCGGCATCTACGAGGCCGTCGTGTTCCAGGCCGAGCGGCACACCACCCAGTCCAACTACAAGCTCACCCTGGGCAACTTCACCACCAAGCGGACCGAGTGCACGAGCAGCTGCGGCGATGGCCAGGTGCAGCCGCCCGAGGAGTGCGACACGGGGACGAACCCTGGCGGCTACGGCCAGTGCGCGCCCGGATGCATCTTTGGCCCGCGCTGCGGCGATGGCGTGGTGCAGGAGGCGTTCGGCGAGAGCTGCGACGACGGGAACGACGACAACGACGACCTGTGCAGCAACACCTGCAAGCCGCGCATCGGCTAA
- a CDS encoding methyl-accepting chemotaxis protein: MKLSLAARVTAAFLLVVFVLTFGSVAMVALSLRKSLEEGLARDMEQDISSWRGLLEQEERVLAAAARGIVTRTVVRSVFEGSGAEAAALQDIAGEQRALLGVDLLLLIDSSGKVRAGSFTGTMPAVPPVEELRGRTGLLLAEDIPYWSVSTPVEVGGRLVGYLFLGIRLDEGPVQRFQEQHGTEMMLLMGRSVNARGLHSVKPQDVLPVLPSSGNFRRFLMLGGVRVLAAQVEVGEGLRLVLVRRAEEDYARFHATQMGLVGLGAACALIAGAVAFLMARRVTEPLRQLTAATARVVAEGDFRGTLEVNSRDEIGELATSFQQMMQRLRDVLLALRAASAQLESAATQLSHEASEQNRTATRQVAALYETQVTAQELQRSSQAAALRAQTILQVAEQADSLGSAGEHSLESSVGGLTHIREQVDQIARTSQELQQRTAQIGGITQTVKDLADQSNMLALNAAIEAVRSGEHGKGFGVVAREIRSLADQSAEATGRVQEILTDISRAIAATVHTSESGAREVEGGLAQVRATGESLRALATLIHDNGLAVREIAETVSQQDAGIAQIFEALRDLSMLSQETVTRLTATEQAASKLSLASREVGSIVGQYKL, from the coding sequence ATGAAGCTCAGCCTCGCAGCCCGGGTGACCGCCGCGTTTTTGCTCGTGGTGTTCGTTCTGACATTCGGCAGCGTGGCGATGGTGGCCTTGTCGCTGCGCAAGAGCCTCGAAGAGGGGCTCGCCCGGGACATGGAGCAGGACATCTCCAGTTGGCGGGGGCTCCTGGAGCAGGAGGAGCGGGTGCTCGCCGCGGCGGCCCGGGGCATCGTGACCCGGACCGTGGTGCGCTCGGTGTTCGAGGGCTCCGGTGCGGAGGCCGCCGCGCTCCAGGACATCGCCGGGGAGCAGCGCGCGCTGCTGGGCGTGGACCTGCTGCTGCTCATCGATTCTTCCGGGAAGGTGCGGGCGGGCAGCTTCACGGGCACGATGCCGGCGGTGCCTCCCGTGGAGGAGCTGCGCGGGCGCACCGGCCTGCTCCTGGCGGAGGACATTCCCTACTGGAGCGTGAGTACGCCGGTGGAGGTGGGCGGGCGCCTCGTGGGCTATCTCTTCCTGGGCATCCGCCTGGACGAGGGGCCGGTGCAGCGGTTCCAGGAGCAGCACGGCACGGAGATGATGTTGCTCATGGGCCGGAGCGTGAACGCCCGGGGGCTGCACTCGGTGAAGCCCCAGGACGTGCTGCCGGTGCTGCCCTCCTCGGGCAACTTCCGCCGGTTCCTGATGCTGGGCGGGGTGCGGGTGCTCGCGGCCCAGGTGGAGGTGGGCGAGGGGCTGCGGCTGGTGCTCGTGCGCCGCGCGGAGGAGGACTACGCCCGCTTCCACGCCACCCAAATGGGGCTCGTGGGGCTGGGGGCGGCGTGCGCGCTGATTGCCGGCGCGGTGGCCTTCCTCATGGCGCGGCGGGTGACGGAGCCCTTGCGGCAGCTCACCGCCGCCACGGCGCGCGTGGTGGCCGAGGGAGACTTCCGGGGCACGCTGGAGGTGAACTCGCGGGACGAGATTGGCGAGCTGGCCACGTCATTCCAGCAGATGATGCAGCGGCTGCGGGACGTGCTGCTCGCGCTGCGTGCCGCCTCCGCGCAGCTGGAGAGCGCCGCCACCCAGCTCTCCCATGAGGCCTCGGAGCAGAACCGCACGGCCACGCGGCAGGTCGCCGCGCTCTACGAGACGCAGGTGACGGCGCAGGAGCTCCAGCGCAGCTCCCAGGCAGCGGCCCTGCGGGCGCAGACGATTCTCCAGGTGGCCGAGCAGGCGGACTCCCTGGGCAGCGCCGGCGAGCACTCGCTGGAGAGCAGCGTGGGCGGGCTCACGCACATCCGGGAGCAGGTGGATCAGATCGCCCGCACCAGCCAGGAGCTCCAGCAGCGCACCGCGCAGATTGGCGGCATTACCCAGACGGTGAAGGACCTGGCCGACCAGTCCAACATGCTGGCGCTCAATGCCGCCATCGAGGCGGTGCGCAGCGGCGAGCACGGCAAGGGCTTTGGCGTGGTGGCCCGCGAAATCCGCTCCCTGGCGGACCAGTCCGCCGAGGCCACGGGGCGGGTGCAGGAGATCCTCACCGACATCAGCCGGGCCATCGCCGCCACCGTGCACACCAGCGAGAGCGGCGCGCGCGAGGTGGAGGGGGGGCTTGCCCAGGTGCGGGCCACGGGCGAGAGCCTCCGGGCCCTGGCCACCCTCATTCACGACAACGGGCTCGCCGTCCGGGAGATCGCCGAGACGGTGAGCCAGCAGGATGCCGGCATCGCGCAGATTTTCGAGGCCCTGAGGGACTTGTCGATGCTCTCCCAGGAGACCGTGACGCGCCTGACCGCCACGGAGCAGGCCGCCTCGAAGCTCTCCCTGGCCTCCCGCGAGGTGGGCTCCATCGTGGGCCAGTACAAGCTCTGA
- a CDS encoding PQQ-binding-like beta-propeller repeat protein, which produces MRWTWGVVAVGLCAVAGCGPEAVGTSPAGSDLEPRAASEAPPAPIAPGEETETNAPPTCSGPEGTAALAWSYVPREDRALEFTGTMDAEGNLYATECLRYGEGPIEERACELLSLGRDGSLRYRQPLSGTEYVHVDLSSGGRLYGTLNGATARVSALAAADGSVLWTTPLPPLLDADCQWAWVSAPVLTPSHLVVAVHATGERTACNALIALDAATGAVAWQLNAPERLSQPIADAQGHLYTSTFNWGQEQTELLSYTAGGTQRWRQTRAGHREPVAVSNGTLLLSTEELADAGTGGFLATLGITGISHSRSEGELPFGPYPHGNVALGGKALLALADGRCTGASCPTEPHVSGQFFYGVDAASGALRWTLPVGDSPSAPLLTDRSTLLLVDRPVPEDCDFGCKGPDSYFDSYVHEFSQEGEERIACKLQGQAPFVTPPALHQGRLFLGAYLNWDSDNDGTPFLGIHAYELGAAMGPARSGWVTEGGGNGREGQPQ; this is translated from the coding sequence ATGAGATGGACCTGGGGCGTGGTGGCGGTGGGACTCTGTGCGGTGGCGGGATGTGGCCCGGAAGCGGTGGGCACCTCCCCCGCTGGGAGTGACCTGGAGCCACGCGCCGCGTCCGAGGCGCCGCCCGCGCCCATCGCCCCCGGGGAGGAGACGGAGACGAACGCCCCCCCCACCTGCTCGGGCCCCGAGGGAACGGCAGCGCTCGCCTGGTCCTACGTGCCCCGCGAAGACCGCGCGCTGGAGTTCACGGGGACGATGGATGCCGAGGGCAACCTCTACGCCACGGAGTGCCTCCGGTATGGAGAGGGCCCCATCGAGGAACGCGCCTGCGAGCTGCTCTCGCTCGGCCGGGACGGGAGCCTCCGCTACCGGCAGCCCCTGTCCGGCACGGAGTACGTCCACGTGGACCTCAGCTCCGGCGGGCGGCTCTACGGGACGTTGAATGGGGCCACCGCGCGCGTCTCGGCGCTGGCGGCGGCGGACGGCAGCGTCCTGTGGACCACGCCCCTGCCGCCCCTGCTCGATGCGGACTGCCAGTGGGCCTGGGTCTCCGCCCCCGTGCTCACGCCGTCCCACCTGGTGGTCGCCGTACACGCCACGGGCGAGCGGACGGCCTGCAACGCCCTGATCGCGCTGGACGCGGCCACGGGCGCGGTGGCCTGGCAGCTCAACGCCCCCGAGCGCCTGTCCCAGCCCATCGCCGATGCGCAGGGCCACCTCTATACGTCCACCTTCAACTGGGGCCAGGAGCAGACCGAGCTGCTGTCCTATACGGCCGGGGGGACCCAGCGGTGGCGCCAGACGCGCGCGGGCCACCGGGAGCCCGTCGCCGTCAGCAACGGCACGCTGCTGCTCTCCACCGAGGAGCTCGCCGACGCCGGCACCGGGGGCTTCCTGGCCACGCTCGGCATCACCGGCATCTCCCACTCCCGCTCGGAGGGCGAGCTTCCCTTTGGCCCCTATCCGCACGGCAACGTGGCGCTCGGCGGCAAGGCGCTGCTGGCGCTGGCGGACGGCCGGTGCACCGGGGCCTCCTGCCCCACCGAGCCCCACGTGAGCGGCCAGTTCTTCTATGGCGTGGATGCGGCGAGCGGCGCGCTGCGCTGGACGCTGCCCGTGGGCGACTCGCCTTCCGCGCCCCTGCTCACCGACCGGAGCACGCTCTTGCTGGTGGACCGCCCCGTGCCCGAGGACTGTGACTTCGGCTGCAAGGGACCCGACTCGTACTTCGACTCGTACGTGCACGAGTTCTCCCAGGAGGGAGAGGAGCGCATCGCCTGCAAGCTCCAGGGCCAGGCGCCGTTCGTGACGCCCCCCGCGCTCCACCAGGGCCGCCTGTTCCTGGGCGCCTACCTCAACTGGGACTCGGACAACGACGGCACCCCGTTCCTCGGCATCCACGCCTACGAGCTGGGCGCGGCCATGGGCCCCGCGCGCTCGGGCTGGGTCACCGAGGGGGGCGGCAACGGCCGCGAGGGCCAGCCGCAGTAA
- a CDS encoding SDR family NAD(P)-dependent oxidoreductase, whose translation MTTPKKTAVVTGASRGIGREVALAFIREGYEVWALARSAEALEGLRKEAGEALRPLAVDVANEGAVLEACRTVLQAGTPRVLVNNAGITLSAPLTKTRTEDLNKVMAVNVTAPFIFCRELIPPMVAAGGGRVISIGSITATRGARYTSAYCASKHALLGMTRALAVEYARKGVTVNQVNPGWVETDMFSAAVGSITQATGRTQEQAREALAGMNAMGRIILPQEVAAVCLFLASEAAGGITGAAYAIDGGEPG comes from the coding sequence ATGACGACTCCCAAGAAGACGGCAGTGGTGACCGGGGCCAGCCGGGGCATTGGCCGGGAAGTGGCGCTGGCGTTCATCCGCGAGGGGTACGAGGTGTGGGCCCTGGCCCGCTCCGCCGAAGCCCTGGAAGGCCTGCGCAAGGAGGCCGGTGAGGCCCTGCGCCCGCTGGCGGTGGACGTGGCGAACGAGGGGGCCGTGCTGGAGGCCTGCCGCACGGTGCTCCAGGCCGGAACGCCACGCGTGCTGGTGAACAACGCGGGCATCACCCTGTCCGCGCCGCTGACGAAGACGCGCACCGAGGACCTGAACAAGGTGATGGCCGTGAACGTGACGGCGCCCTTCATCTTCTGCCGCGAGCTGATTCCCCCCATGGTGGCCGCCGGCGGCGGGCGCGTCATCAGCATCGGCTCCATCACGGCGACGCGCGGGGCCCGGTACACCTCCGCCTACTGCGCCTCGAAGCACGCCCTGCTCGGCATGACGCGGGCGCTGGCGGTGGAGTACGCGCGCAAGGGCGTGACGGTGAACCAGGTGAACCCGGGCTGGGTGGAGACCGACATGTTCTCCGCCGCCGTGGGCAGCATCACCCAGGCCACCGGCCGCACCCAGGAGCAGGCGCGCGAGGCGCTCGCGGGGATGAACGCCATGGGCCGCATCATCCTGCCGCAGGAGGTGGCCGCCGTGTGCCTCTTCCTGGCCTCGGAGGCAGCCGGTGGCATCACCGGGGCCGCCTACGCCATCGACGGGGGCGAGCCGGGCTGA
- a CDS encoding acyl-CoA dehydrogenase family protein produces the protein MPRAEITDLLLLEELLTDEEKAARDTVARFVDREVLPIIGHHFREGTFPAHLIPGLAEMGVLGANLQGYGCAGMNTVSYGLILQELERGDSGLRSFASVQGSLCMFPIHAYGSDEQKERFLPGMAQGRLIGCFGLTEPDFGSNPGGMRTRAVKDGDTWVLNGAKAWITNGAIADVAVVWAKTEEGGAESVRGFLVEKGMPGFSAREIPGKFSLRASVTSELSFQDVRVPERNVLPKVTGLRGPLSCLNNARLGIAFAVTGAAIACFEGAREYALARKQFDGKSIAGYQLTQEKLADMLQEIVKAQLLSLRLARLKDAGKATPVMVSLAKRNNVKAALEIARTARGVYGANGVTDAYPPIRHMLNLESVFTYEGTHEVHTLVLGKAITGLDAFN, from the coding sequence ATGCCGCGCGCGGAGATAACGGATCTGCTCCTGCTGGAGGAGCTGCTGACGGACGAGGAGAAGGCGGCCCGCGACACCGTGGCCCGCTTCGTGGACAGGGAGGTGCTGCCCATCATCGGCCACCACTTCCGCGAGGGGACGTTTCCCGCGCACCTCATCCCGGGGCTGGCGGAGATGGGCGTGCTGGGCGCCAACCTCCAGGGCTACGGCTGCGCGGGGATGAACACGGTGAGCTACGGCCTCATCCTCCAGGAGCTGGAGCGGGGGGACTCGGGCCTGCGCTCCTTCGCCTCGGTGCAGGGCTCGCTGTGCATGTTCCCCATCCACGCCTATGGCAGCGACGAGCAGAAGGAGCGCTTCCTGCCGGGCATGGCCCAGGGGCGCCTCATCGGCTGCTTTGGCCTCACCGAGCCGGACTTCGGCTCCAACCCGGGCGGCATGCGCACCCGGGCGGTGAAGGACGGAGACACCTGGGTGCTCAATGGCGCCAAGGCCTGGATTACCAACGGCGCCATCGCGGACGTGGCGGTGGTGTGGGCCAAGACGGAGGAGGGCGGCGCCGAGTCCGTGCGCGGCTTCCTCGTGGAGAAGGGGATGCCGGGCTTCAGCGCGCGGGAGATTCCCGGCAAGTTCTCGCTGCGCGCCTCGGTGACGAGCGAGCTGTCCTTCCAGGACGTGCGGGTGCCGGAGCGCAACGTGCTGCCGAAGGTGACGGGGCTGCGCGGGCCCCTGTCCTGCCTCAACAACGCGCGTCTGGGCATCGCCTTCGCGGTGACGGGGGCCGCCATCGCTTGCTTCGAGGGGGCGCGCGAGTACGCGCTCGCGCGCAAGCAGTTCGACGGCAAGTCCATCGCGGGCTACCAGCTCACCCAGGAGAAGCTGGCGGACATGCTCCAGGAGATCGTCAAGGCGCAGCTCCTGTCCCTGCGGCTGGCGCGGCTCAAGGACGCGGGCAAGGCGACGCCCGTGATGGTGAGCCTGGCCAAGCGCAACAACGTGAAGGCCGCGCTGGAGATCGCCCGCACGGCGCGCGGGGTGTACGGCGCCAACGGCGTCACCGACGCGTACCCGCCCATCCGGCACATGCTCAACCTGGAGAGCGTCTTCACCTACGAGGGCACCCACGAGGTGCACACGCTGGTGCTGGGCAAGGCCATCACCGGCCTCGACGCCTTCAACTGA
- a CDS encoding DUF2058 family protein, giving the protein MQNLRDKLLKAGLVSEDQAKKAETSAPAPRRPPPVQPQRAEGGPQRRDERPPRRDDRPPRREDRPPRRDDERPPRRDASRPPQGRPAPTAAAAAERPIPKLPPMPGSKAYQRIESKKQAELDKALRELVQGAQVPSETGETTFYFMTRKGKLRRMELSPSQAKQLEDGVLAVVERPEPAQIEHSLVPAATAEQMFALSKKSVRFLNRKESPIGFMSDEDVKTQQAAEAAGTAPEIPDEPEAGEEAAEGAASPAEESPEAGNGPSEPQAQ; this is encoded by the coding sequence ATGCAGAACCTGCGCGACAAACTCCTGAAAGCAGGCCTCGTATCCGAGGATCAGGCCAAAAAAGCAGAGACGAGCGCTCCGGCCCCCCGCCGCCCGCCCCCTGTCCAGCCGCAGCGCGCCGAAGGTGGGCCGCAGCGCCGGGACGAGCGGCCGCCGCGAAGGGACGACCGGCCGCCCCGCCGGGAGGACCGGCCCCCGCGAAGGGACGACGAGCGTCCGCCCCGGCGGGATGCCAGCCGTCCGCCGCAGGGCCGCCCCGCGCCCACCGCCGCCGCCGCCGCCGAGCGGCCGATTCCCAAGCTGCCGCCGATGCCGGGCTCGAAGGCCTACCAGCGCATCGAGTCGAAGAAGCAGGCCGAGCTGGACAAGGCCCTGCGCGAGCTGGTGCAGGGTGCCCAGGTGCCCTCCGAGACCGGCGAGACGACGTTCTACTTCATGACGCGCAAGGGCAAGCTGCGCCGCATGGAGCTCAGCCCCTCCCAGGCCAAGCAGCTGGAGGACGGCGTGCTCGCGGTGGTGGAGCGCCCCGAGCCGGCGCAGATCGAGCACTCGCTGGTGCCCGCCGCCACCGCGGAGCAGATGTTCGCGCTCTCCAAGAAGTCGGTGCGCTTCCTCAACCGCAAGGAGAGCCCCATCGGCTTCATGAGCGATGAGGACGTCAAGACGCAGCAGGCCGCCGAGGCCGCGGGCACCGCGCCGGAGATTCCGGACGAGCCCGAGGCCGGCGAGGAGGCCGCCGAAGGCGCCGCGTCCCCCGCCGAGGAGAGCCCGGAGGCCGGCAACGGCCCCTCGGAGCCTCAGGCTCAGTAG
- a CDS encoding peptidase M3, which translates to MDRPVHSVRARLDDFLAELANLHYRHGAGLSPELPVAPLHASFPELSAEDTFAAATEALEKVRAKGEPLGVRRLQLLRELIAGQAEEALAARDVEAIARLEAQACLTVHDQTLSFGEALAQLPHEPNRGRRALLERAVGNFLWGEKGRYGARREAALRTSEHLGAKDYPTLREDVSGIALGKLVEAANQTLRATEDAYRDVLGYVLHKVEPTLDPLPGGDARRHDLQAGLQAPWLDPLFLRESLTPAVMRWLNEWNLPPTAQGRIRIDDEPRPGKARRPFVAAVRVPGEVRLVLQPRGGLGALGDLLHESGHAQHLAHVGEALPLELRRLGDASVTEAFAALTERLLLSPEWFKRYLQLPTALARDVARIAAFQALAVLRRHCAKLSYEVSLFTRGPSEERAEEYAAGQRRALFVEPHPGFFLFDVDPQLYSARYLRAWALETRLTGWLIERFNEDFWRNPSASTWLKGLFARGGTDDAETLAQEISGTPLALPEAGARLVTILNQ; encoded by the coding sequence ATGGACCGTCCCGTGCACTCCGTGCGTGCGAGGTTGGACGACTTTCTCGCCGAGCTGGCCAACCTCCACTACCGCCACGGCGCGGGCCTCTCGCCAGAGCTGCCCGTCGCCCCCCTCCACGCCTCCTTCCCCGAGCTGTCCGCGGAGGACACCTTCGCCGCCGCCACGGAGGCGCTGGAGAAGGTCCGCGCCAAGGGCGAGCCCCTCGGGGTGCGCCGCCTGCAGCTCCTGCGCGAGCTCATCGCCGGGCAGGCCGAGGAGGCCCTCGCCGCGCGCGACGTGGAGGCCATCGCGCGGCTGGAGGCCCAGGCGTGCCTGACCGTCCATGACCAGACCCTCTCCTTCGGGGAGGCACTCGCCCAGCTCCCCCACGAGCCCAACCGGGGCCGCCGGGCCCTGCTGGAGCGGGCCGTGGGCAACTTCCTCTGGGGCGAGAAGGGCCGGTACGGCGCGCGGCGCGAGGCGGCGCTCCGGACCTCCGAGCACCTCGGCGCCAAGGACTACCCCACCCTGCGCGAGGACGTGTCCGGCATTGCCCTGGGCAAGCTCGTCGAGGCGGCGAACCAGACGCTCCGGGCCACGGAGGATGCCTACCGCGACGTGCTCGGCTACGTGCTGCACAAGGTGGAGCCCACCCTGGACCCGCTGCCTGGCGGGGATGCCCGGCGGCATGACTTGCAAGCGGGGCTACAGGCCCCGTGGTTGGACCCCCTCTTCCTGCGCGAGAGCCTCACCCCCGCGGTGATGCGCTGGCTGAACGAGTGGAACCTGCCGCCCACGGCCCAGGGGCGCATCCGCATCGACGATGAGCCGCGGCCCGGCAAGGCGCGCCGCCCCTTCGTGGCCGCGGTGCGCGTGCCCGGCGAGGTGCGCCTGGTGCTCCAGCCCCGCGGGGGCCTGGGGGCCCTGGGAGACCTGCTCCACGAGTCCGGCCACGCCCAGCACCTGGCCCACGTGGGCGAGGCGCTGCCTCTGGAGCTGCGCCGGCTGGGGGATGCCTCGGTGACCGAGGCCTTCGCGGCCCTCACGGAGCGGCTGCTGCTCTCCCCCGAGTGGTTCAAGCGCTACCTGCAGTTGCCCACCGCGCTGGCGAGGGATGTGGCGCGCATCGCCGCCTTCCAGGCCCTGGCGGTGCTGCGGCGGCACTGCGCGAAGCTCTCCTACGAGGTGTCCCTGTTCACGCGCGGCCCCTCGGAGGAGCGGGCCGAGGAGTACGCGGCCGGCCAGCGCCGGGCGCTTTTCGTCGAGCCCCACCCGGGCTTCTTCCTCTTCGACGTGGACCCGCAGCTCTACTCGGCGCGCTACCTGAGGGCCTGGGCCCTGGAGACGCGGCTGACGGGCTGGCTCATAGAGCGCTTCAACGAGGACTTCTGGCGCAACCCCTCCGCCAGCACGTGGCTCAAAGGGCTGTTCGCCCGGGGCGGCACCGACGACGCGGAGACGCTCGCCCAGGAGATTTCAGGCACACCGCTGGCCCTGCCCGAGGCGGGAGCCCGCCTCGTGACCATCCTCAACCAGTAG
- a CDS encoding RNA polymerase sigma factor, with translation MEFPFRFSRSRKRDREPEATEGPRAAAPVVGDAAEFQRVVASCQAKLEERARFLCRGRSPSDATDLLQDTYERAFRAFHTYDRNAPPLPWLASILVRRFLDLCRHDKRHPEQEFTEALDRPREEDEPAEAWGGYTLDDVWRAVELLPQEFRDVVRLKDMEGLSYAQIGQRLGIAPMTVGTRLFRARKKLKELLLKQAAPEGGR, from the coding sequence GTGGAGTTCCCGTTCCGATTCTCCCGCTCCCGGAAGCGGGACCGGGAGCCCGAGGCTACCGAAGGCCCTCGCGCCGCGGCCCCGGTGGTGGGGGATGCGGCGGAGTTCCAGCGGGTGGTGGCCAGCTGCCAGGCGAAGCTGGAGGAGCGGGCCCGCTTTCTGTGCCGGGGCCGGAGCCCGTCGGATGCCACGGACCTCCTGCAGGACACCTACGAGCGGGCCTTCCGGGCCTTCCACACGTACGACCGGAATGCGCCCCCGCTGCCGTGGTTGGCCTCCATCCTCGTCCGGCGCTTTCTCGACCTGTGCCGGCACGACAAGCGCCACCCCGAGCAGGAGTTCACCGAGGCGCTGGACCGGCCGCGCGAGGAGGACGAGCCCGCGGAAGCCTGGGGCGGCTATACGCTGGACGATGTCTGGCGCGCGGTGGAGCTGTTGCCCCAGGAGTTCCGGGACGTGGTGCGGTTGAAGGACATGGAAGGGCTCTCGTACGCGCAGATTGGCCAGCGCCTGGGCATCGCCCCGATGACGGTGGGCACCCGGCTCTTCCGGGCGCGGAAGAAGCTCAAGGAGCTGCTCCTGAAGCAGGCGGCCCCGGAGGGCGGACGATGA